One window of the Lepeophtheirus salmonis chromosome 7, UVic_Lsal_1.4, whole genome shotgun sequence genome contains the following:
- the t gene encoding beta-alanyl-dopamine/carcinine hydrolase — protein MSEELRRRTCIPILYTRGTHYEVGYDIGHTFRNLIESSLSNNVHLNTILVHKYESEKVRHAYEDILEYLEHDYPQFIDELKGMSAGSKVPFFKLFLLHIDDIISVMCEKEAAGGLIGSTSICCDQENKVILGHSIDYFPDAINHTYMVSAHIMEAKARGKWGCAEEKFTAMCLPGMLPGFYMSYNHHGFVYTVNTISSDDPPAKKVFSLRTPRHFLCRALLTCRSMFDATEILQDEGHGISDGLSVNMIFCRQEGSPLFHNAEVAPPPSTKIGNEANESIMSVLTLSSGEYLTHCNKFLRLSAPQSDQLPLWSSNHRHEVLKTLPRVESVSNVVAILGDQTDVMYSFFRDGGGRDDARTVIVGIMNLQKKTWSIYTRNPKTSIPVIVLPIILK, from the coding sequence ATGTCAGAGGAATTACGTCGGCGTACATGTATTCCAATCCTTTATACCCGAGGAACTCACTATGAAGTCGGTTATGATATCGGACATACCTTTCGAAACCTAATAGAGTCTAGTTTGTCGAATAATGTTCATTTAAACACTATCTTGGTCCACAAGTATGAATCTGAAAAGGTCCGACATGCCTACGAAGATATCTTGGAGTATTTGGAACACGACTATCCACAATTCATTGACGAATTGAAAGGTATGTCAGCTGGTTCCAAAGTACCTTTTTTCAAGCTATTCCTCCTTCACATCGATGATATCATTTCGGTTATGTGTGAAAAGGAAGCAGCCGGAGGTCTTATTGGCTCTACAAGCATTTGCTGTGACCAAGAAAACAAAGTTATACTGGGACACTCCATCGATTATTTCCCTGATGCAATCAATCACACATATATGGTATCTGCTCATATAATGGAGGCAAAGGCTCGTGGAAAATGGGGATGTGCTGAAGAAAAATTTACAGCAATGTGTCTTCCGGGAATGCTTCCGGGTTTTTACATGAGTTACAATCATCATGGTTTTGTCTATACAGTCAACACTATATCAAGTGATGATCCCCCtgctaaaaaagtttttagtctACGAACCCCCAGGCATTTTTTGTGTAGAGCTCTTCTCACTTGCAGATCCATGTTTGATGCAACTGAAATTTTACAAGATGAAGGTCATGGGATATCAGATGGTCTCTCAGTCAACATGATTTTTTGTAGACAGGAAGGTTCTCCACTATTTCACAATGCGGAAGTGGCGCCACCTCCTTCAACCAAAATAGGAAATGAGGCCAATGAGTCCATCATGAGTGTTCTGACACTCAGCTCTGGAGAATATTTGACACATTGTAATAAATTCCTACGCTTATCAGCTCCACAGAGCGATCAATTACCTCTTTGGAGTTCGAATCATAGGCATGAAGTATTGAAAACTCTACCAAGAGTGGAGTCTGTATCTAACGTTGTTGCTATATTGGGAGACCAAACGGATGTGATGTATTCGTTTTTCCGTGATGGAGGAGGAAGAGATGATGCGCGGACTGTTATTGTTGGGATTATGAATTTACAAAAGAAGACTTGGTCTATTTATACGAGAAATCCCAAGACATCCATTCCTGTCATCGTACTGCCAATCATTCTCAAGTAG